In one Angustibacter luteus genomic region, the following are encoded:
- the ndk gene encoding nucleoside-diphosphate kinase, translating into MTERSLVLVKPDGVRRGLTGEVLHRIEGKGYELVALDRRTVGRDILAEHYAEHEGKPFYEPLVEFMSSGPVVAVVIEGERCIEGFRALAGATDPTAALPGTIRGDLGRDWGLKVQQNLVHGSDSPESASREIAIWFPHLA; encoded by the coding sequence ATGACCGAGCGCAGCCTCGTCCTCGTCAAGCCGGACGGCGTGCGTCGCGGCCTCACCGGTGAGGTGCTGCACCGGATCGAGGGGAAGGGCTACGAGCTGGTCGCGCTGGACCGGCGCACCGTGGGCCGCGACATCCTCGCCGAGCACTACGCCGAGCACGAGGGCAAGCCCTTCTACGAGCCGCTCGTCGAGTTCATGTCCTCCGGCCCGGTCGTCGCCGTCGTCATCGAGGGCGAGCGCTGCATCGAGGGCTTCCGGGCGCTTGCCGGCGCCACGGACCCCACCGCGGCGCTGCCCGGCACGATCCGCGGGGACCTCGGCCGCGACTGGGGCTTGAAGGTCCAGCAGAACCTCGTCCACGGATCGGACTCACCGGAGTCCGCATCGCGGGAGATCGCGATCTGGTTCCCCCATCTGGCCTGA
- a CDS encoding rod shape-determining protein, giving the protein MSFIGRDMAVDLGTANTLVYVRGRGIVLDEPSVVAIDEHTGRMVAVGIEAKRMIGRTPGYIKAIRPLKDGVISDADTTERMLRYFIHKVHKRSRFARPRIVICVPSGITGVERRAVEDAASHAGARRVYIIEEPMAAAIGAGLPIEDPTGNMVVDIGGGTTEVAVISLGGIVTAQSIRVAGDELDNAIIQYVKKEYSLMLGERSAEEIKMSIGSAFPLSEEPTAEIRGRDLVSGLPKTITVGAEEIRKAIEEPVNAIVDAVKSTLDKCPPELSGDIMDRGIVLTGGGASLKGLDERLRHETGMPIHVADEPLMSVALGSGRCVEDFDALQRVLVPERRM; this is encoded by the coding sequence CTGTCCTTCATCGGTCGTGACATGGCCGTCGACCTCGGCACCGCCAACACGCTCGTCTACGTCCGAGGGCGCGGCATCGTGCTCGACGAGCCCAGCGTCGTCGCCATCGACGAGCACACCGGCCGCATGGTGGCCGTCGGCATCGAGGCCAAGCGGATGATCGGCCGCACGCCCGGCTACATCAAGGCGATCCGCCCCCTGAAGGACGGCGTGATCAGCGACGCCGACACCACCGAGCGGATGCTGCGCTACTTCATCCACAAGGTGCACAAGCGCTCGCGCTTCGCCCGGCCGCGCATCGTGATCTGCGTGCCCAGCGGCATCACCGGCGTCGAGCGCCGCGCCGTCGAGGACGCTGCCAGCCACGCCGGAGCCCGCCGGGTCTACATCATCGAGGAGCCGATGGCCGCCGCGATAGGCGCCGGCCTGCCCATCGAGGACCCGACCGGCAACATGGTCGTCGACATCGGTGGCGGCACCACCGAGGTCGCCGTGATCAGTCTCGGCGGCATCGTGACGGCCCAGTCGATCCGGGTGGCCGGGGACGAGCTGGACAACGCGATCATCCAGTACGTCAAGAAGGAGTACTCGCTGATGCTCGGCGAGCGCTCCGCCGAGGAGATCAAGATGAGCATCGGCTCGGCGTTCCCGCTGAGCGAGGAGCCCACCGCCGAGATCCGCGGCCGGGACCTCGTCAGCGGCCTGCCGAAGACGATCACGGTGGGCGCGGAGGAGATCCGCAAGGCCATCGAGGAGCCCGTCAACGCGATCGTCGACGCCGTGAAGTCCACCCTCGACAAGTGCCCGCCCGAGCTGTCCGGCGACATCATGGACCGCGGCATCGTGCTGACCGGGGGCGGCGCGTCGCTCAAGGGTCTGGACGAGCGGCTGCGGCACGAGACGGGCATGCCGATCCACGTGGCCGACGAGCCGCTGATGTCGGTGGCGCTCGGCTCCGGTCGGTGCGTCGAGGACTTCGACGCCCTGCAGCGTGTGCTCGTGCCCGAACGACGTATGTGA
- the mreC gene encoding rod shape-determining protein MreC, with translation MLTAALLLLDVFASPGGAGDRVRGVTSTVLGPAEGAVTGAARAISDAASGLTGHNRAQLDELRRQNDALRLAERASQDDRRRAEEADALLRTAGLGRYRVVAARVVAVSSEQASHRMVTLDAGSRDGVKPELTVLSGQGLVGRVVRVGPTTCDVLLLTDPTFSVGVRLEASGLIGVASGNDDLPMSLKLLDAQTKVVPGARLVTLGSAGGSPFVPGVPVGEVKSVRTAPGTLSRTGQVNPYVEPARLDLVGIVVQPPRTDPRDAVLPPRPTATASPTATGGAG, from the coding sequence GTGCTCACCGCGGCCCTGCTGCTGCTGGACGTGTTCGCCTCACCCGGTGGGGCCGGCGACCGGGTGCGCGGGGTCACCTCGACCGTCCTGGGACCGGCCGAGGGCGCCGTCACCGGCGCTGCCCGGGCGATCTCGGACGCCGCCTCCGGGCTGACCGGGCACAACCGCGCGCAGCTGGACGAGCTGCGCCGGCAGAACGACGCGCTGCGGCTGGCGGAGCGCGCCAGCCAGGACGACCGGCGCCGCGCCGAGGAGGCCGACGCCCTGCTCAGGACAGCCGGCCTGGGGCGGTACCGCGTGGTCGCCGCGCGGGTCGTCGCCGTCTCGTCCGAGCAGGCTTCGCACCGCATGGTCACGCTGGACGCGGGCAGCCGGGACGGTGTGAAGCCCGAGCTCACGGTGCTGTCCGGCCAAGGCCTGGTGGGCCGCGTGGTTCGGGTGGGTCCGACGACCTGCGACGTGCTCCTGCTCACCGACCCGACGTTCTCGGTGGGCGTGCGCCTGGAGGCGAGCGGACTGATCGGGGTCGCGTCCGGCAACGACGACCTGCCGATGAGCCTGAAGCTGCTGGACGCGCAGACCAAGGTGGTGCCGGGCGCCAGGCTCGTCACCCTGGGCAGCGCCGGCGGCTCGCCGTTCGTCCCCGGAGTGCCGGTGGGTGAGGTGAAGTCGGTGCGCACCGCGCCCGGCACCCTGTCCCGGACCGGGCAGGTGAACCCCTACGTCGAGCCCGCCCGCCTCGACCTGGTCGGCATCGTCGTCCAGCCGCCGCGCACCGACCCGCGCGACGCCGTGCTGCCTCCCCGGCCGACTGCGACGGCCAGCCCGACCGCGACCGGAGGTGCGGGATGA
- the mreD gene encoding rod shape-determining protein MreD — MSAPRIVLAAGLVVLAQLLNVCVLARWSWPGATPDLTLLVVVALALLGGPASGVVAGLSAGLLVDLTPPGAGPLGLTAVAYALAGAVAGRWHRPGERSLLLPVTAAAAAALVASAVQALIPLLSGRESIGSTLTGLGASVLYAVLGALVVVPVVVLLDRLVEGDPAEAVRL, encoded by the coding sequence ATGAGCGCCCCCCGCATCGTGCTGGCCGCCGGGCTCGTGGTGCTCGCCCAGCTGCTGAACGTCTGCGTCCTGGCCCGCTGGTCCTGGCCGGGCGCCACCCCGGACCTCACGCTGCTCGTCGTGGTCGCGCTCGCGCTGCTCGGGGGGCCGGCGTCCGGTGTGGTGGCGGGTCTGTCCGCTGGCCTGCTGGTCGATCTCACGCCGCCGGGGGCCGGCCCGCTGGGTCTGACTGCGGTCGCCTACGCGCTGGCCGGTGCGGTCGCCGGGCGCTGGCACCGCCCCGGTGAGCGGTCCCTGCTGCTGCCGGTGACCGCTGCGGCTGCGGCCGCGCTGGTGGCGAGCGCCGTGCAGGCCCTGATCCCGCTGCTCAGCGGACGCGAGAGCATCGGTTCCACCCTGACCGGCCTGGGGGCGTCCGTCCTGTACGCGGTGCTGGGCGCGCTCGTCGTGGTCCCGGTGGTGGTCCTGCTGGACCGCCTCGTGGAGGGCGACCCGGCCGAGGCGGTGCGGCTGTGA
- the mrdA gene encoding penicillin-binding protein 2 — MKRTTGRGTRLLVVGVFVLSLMVTLGARLFTVQVVGADGYRAAASTNREREIVTPAVRGLVLDDRGRPLISNRSALVVSVSRTTLLDSADEGRALITRLATALRLPFATVWGRTQLCGTKGAPKAPICFNGAPYQPVPVAQDVDPRIALQIMERSEDFPGVTAELQAVRTIPEPLGVNAAHLLGYLGPVTDAELKASSAAAREGRAELQRTDRVGRAGLEKEYDTALRGSPGVTDVGVDIRGRVTGELSSTEPVAGNYVVTSVDAKVQAATEKALAKGIKEARKRTDRGSGKKTKADSGAAVVMDVRTGQIVAMASWPTYDPKVWLGGITDTELAGLTDERAGTPMVSRATQGLFPPASTFKVVSLPAAVQSGYNLHGSYQCGSSYQVGERAFHNYESEAYGTIDLHKAIVVSCDTIFYKFAYETWLRLGGSDNHSDARDPFVAMAKAFGLGKDTGIDLPDDVAGRIPDRAWKQAYWEDTRKYYCGKAKSGFPEVAKDDPSRAAFLTQLAKENCADGNVFRGGDAANFAIGQGDVSVSPLQMVRVYAAIANGGTLWTPHLGKAIVSPAGKVVQRIAPKKAGTVPLRHDVLKFLQSALRGVVTSGTGRGVFAGFPVPVAGKTGTGEVYGKQATSWFSSYAPSNNPQYAVSVVVSQGGTGATTAAPIVRDIYSAIYGVQGNRIVKSKAALPGGRPPAALPTIRPDGTIQTPEGPVASTQGLPDPRVRASR, encoded by the coding sequence GTGAAGCGCACCACGGGCCGCGGCACCCGGCTGCTCGTCGTCGGCGTGTTCGTGCTGTCCCTGATGGTGACGCTCGGCGCGCGCCTGTTCACGGTCCAGGTCGTCGGCGCTGACGGGTACCGGGCGGCCGCCTCGACCAACCGCGAGCGCGAGATCGTCACGCCGGCGGTGCGGGGGCTGGTGCTGGACGACCGCGGCCGGCCGCTGATCTCGAACCGGTCCGCGCTGGTCGTCTCGGTCAGCCGGACGACGCTGCTGGACAGTGCCGACGAGGGCAGGGCGCTCATCACCCGGCTGGCCACGGCGCTGCGGCTACCCTTCGCGACCGTCTGGGGACGCACCCAGCTGTGCGGCACCAAGGGCGCGCCGAAGGCGCCGATCTGCTTCAACGGTGCGCCCTACCAGCCGGTGCCGGTGGCGCAGGACGTCGACCCGCGCATCGCGCTGCAGATCATGGAGCGCAGCGAGGACTTCCCGGGGGTCACCGCTGAGCTCCAGGCGGTCCGCACGATCCCCGAGCCGCTCGGAGTGAACGCCGCGCACCTGCTCGGCTACCTCGGGCCGGTGACCGACGCGGAGCTGAAGGCGAGCTCGGCGGCGGCGCGTGAGGGGCGAGCCGAGCTCCAGCGCACGGACCGGGTCGGCCGCGCGGGTCTGGAGAAGGAGTACGACACGGCCCTGCGCGGGTCGCCCGGTGTCACCGACGTGGGGGTCGACATCCGCGGCCGGGTCACCGGCGAGCTGTCCAGCACGGAGCCGGTCGCCGGCAACTACGTGGTCACCAGCGTCGACGCGAAGGTCCAGGCAGCGACGGAGAAGGCCCTGGCCAAGGGGATCAAGGAGGCGCGCAAGCGCACGGACCGGGGCAGTGGAAAGAAGACCAAGGCCGACTCCGGGGCGGCGGTCGTGATGGATGTGCGCACCGGTCAGATCGTCGCGATGGCCAGCTGGCCGACGTACGACCCGAAGGTGTGGCTGGGCGGCATCACCGACACCGAGCTGGCTGGACTGACTGACGAGAGGGCCGGGACGCCGATGGTCTCCCGGGCGACCCAGGGCCTGTTCCCACCGGCGTCCACCTTCAAGGTGGTCTCGCTGCCCGCGGCGGTGCAGAGCGGCTACAACCTGCACGGCAGCTACCAGTGCGGCAGCTCGTACCAGGTGGGGGAGCGCGCCTTCCACAACTACGAGTCCGAGGCGTACGGCACCATCGACCTGCACAAGGCGATCGTGGTGTCCTGCGACACGATCTTCTACAAGTTCGCCTACGAGACGTGGCTGCGGCTGGGTGGGTCGGACAACCACAGCGACGCCAGGGACCCGTTCGTGGCGATGGCCAAGGCGTTTGGGCTGGGCAAGGACACCGGGATCGACCTGCCGGACGACGTCGCCGGCCGGATCCCGGACCGGGCCTGGAAGCAGGCGTACTGGGAGGACACCCGAAAGTACTACTGCGGCAAGGCGAAGAGCGGCTTCCCGGAAGTCGCGAAGGACGACCCGTCCCGCGCGGCGTTCCTGACCCAGCTGGCCAAGGAGAACTGCGCCGACGGCAACGTGTTCCGCGGCGGTGACGCGGCGAACTTCGCGATCGGGCAGGGTGACGTGAGCGTGTCGCCGCTGCAGATGGTGCGGGTGTACGCGGCCATCGCGAACGGCGGCACGCTCTGGACGCCACACCTGGGCAAGGCGATCGTGTCGCCCGCGGGCAAGGTCGTGCAGCGCATCGCGCCGAAGAAGGCGGGGACCGTGCCGCTGCGGCACGACGTGCTGAAGTTCCTGCAGAGCGCCCTGCGCGGCGTGGTGACGTCAGGGACGGGTCGGGGGGTGTTCGCCGGGTTCCCGGTGCCGGTGGCAGGCAAGACGGGCACCGGCGAGGTGTACGGAAAGCAGGCCACCTCGTGGTTCTCGTCGTACGCGCCGTCGAACAACCCGCAGTACGCCGTGTCCGTCGTCGTCAGCCAGGGTGGCACCGGTGCCACCACCGCGGCGCCCATCGTGCGGGACATCTACTCCGCGATCTACGGCGTGCAGGGCAACAGGATCGTGAAGTCGAAGGCGGCCCTGCCCGGTGGCCGCCCGCCGGCCGCCCTGCCGACGATCAGGCCGGACGGAACCATCCAGACCCCGGAGGGGCCGGTCGCCTCGACCCAGGGCCTGCCCGACCCGCGGGTCAGGGCCTCGCGATGA
- the rodA gene encoding rod shape-determining protein RodA yields the protein MSTMGWLDTRSRRARENGSVWVRLDWGLLVAALALSLIGALLIWSATRRVEGDALMIRHLVNLAIGLLLGGAVALVDYRGLRAYSPVLYVLSIIGLVVVLTPLGSTINGSHSWIVLPLGFSVQPSEFAKVALVVALALLLAEKRDADDTPRHVDVALALVVAAIPMALVMLQPDLGSVLVLAALLVGVVAASGAPARWVVGLLVVGAVGIAVGLGTNVLDTYQKDRLTAFADPSVDPRGIGYQTRQVRIAIGSGGLDGQGLFHGTQTQGGFVPYQQTDFVFSVAGEELGFLGAATILLLEGFILVRGLLIAARAEELFGRLVAVGVVCWFTFQVFENVGMNLGIMPVTGLPLPFVSYGGSSMFASWLAIGLLQNVRLGMSSRFT from the coding sequence ATGAGCACCATGGGCTGGCTGGACACCCGGTCCCGCCGGGCGCGCGAGAACGGCAGTGTCTGGGTGCGGCTCGACTGGGGGCTGCTGGTCGCTGCTCTCGCGCTGTCCCTGATCGGCGCCCTGCTCATCTGGTCGGCGACCCGTCGCGTCGAGGGCGACGCGCTGATGATCCGGCACCTGGTGAACCTCGCCATCGGGCTGCTGCTCGGCGGCGCGGTCGCCCTGGTCGACTACCGCGGCCTGCGCGCCTACTCGCCCGTGCTCTACGTGCTGTCCATCATCGGGCTCGTCGTCGTGCTCACCCCGCTGGGCTCGACCATCAACGGCTCGCACTCGTGGATCGTGCTGCCGCTGGGGTTCTCGGTGCAGCCGTCGGAGTTCGCGAAGGTGGCGCTCGTGGTGGCGCTGGCCCTGCTGCTCGCCGAGAAGCGTGATGCGGACGACACGCCGCGGCACGTCGACGTGGCGCTGGCTCTGGTGGTGGCCGCGATCCCCATGGCCCTGGTGATGCTCCAGCCGGACCTCGGCTCGGTGCTGGTGCTGGCGGCCCTGCTGGTGGGGGTCGTCGCGGCTTCCGGCGCGCCGGCGCGCTGGGTGGTCGGGCTGCTCGTCGTCGGTGCCGTCGGCATCGCGGTCGGGCTGGGCACCAACGTGCTGGACACGTACCAGAAGGACCGGTTGACCGCCTTCGCCGACCCCAGTGTCGACCCGCGCGGGATCGGGTACCAGACCCGGCAGGTGCGCATCGCGATCGGCAGCGGTGGCCTGGACGGGCAGGGCCTGTTCCACGGCACGCAGACCCAGGGCGGGTTCGTGCCGTACCAGCAGACGGACTTCGTGTTCTCGGTCGCGGGTGAGGAGCTCGGCTTCCTCGGCGCGGCCACGATCCTGCTGCTGGAAGGCTTCATCCTCGTCCGCGGTCTGCTGATCGCGGCCCGGGCCGAGGAGCTCTTCGGCCGTCTGGTCGCGGTCGGGGTGGTGTGCTGGTTCACCTTCCAGGTCTTCGAGAACGTCGGGATGAACCTGGGAATCATGCCGGTGACCGGCCTGCCGCTGCCCTTCGTGTCGTACGGCGGCTCCTCGATGTTCGCGTCCTGGCTGGCGATCGGGTTGCTGCAGAACGTCCGCCTCGGCATGAGCTCGCGCTTCACCTGA
- a CDS encoding DEAD/DEAH box helicase, with protein sequence MSDTTSAVPGFADLGVDARLVRSLAERGITTPFPIQAKTLPDALAGRDVLGKGKTGSGKTVAFALPTVTALASSGRTRRPNRPRALVLLPTRELASQVAETITPLAKALGLNVTTIFGGVGQNPQVSALRAGVDILVACPGRLEDLMGQGHVVLDAIEVTVLDEADHMADLGFLPGVKRIMDKTPRGTQRLLFSATLDNGIDVLVKRYLSNPVTHAVEPVKADAAAMEHHVLAVDKEHKPDVVRALAGGQGRSLLFMRTKHTAKKLAKQLTAAGIPAVDLHGNLSQNARERNLAAFSDGSVKVLVATDIAARGIHVDDINLVVHVDPPAEHKAYTHRSGRTARAGAAGVVVTIMTPDQHGDVRSLTRQAGIRPQQAVVVPGDELLSKLAGPPAEYVQPAAAAPAAQPVQRKGSARSSRPGQGRSSGQASSGGQSRSGAPSRGRAQGGGAGRATHDNQSGGQPTGGGGRRRRRPSAR encoded by the coding sequence TTGTCTGACACCACCTCTGCTGTGCCCGGCTTCGCTGATCTCGGCGTCGACGCACGGCTCGTCCGCTCGCTCGCCGAGCGCGGCATCACCACCCCCTTCCCGATCCAGGCCAAGACGCTGCCGGACGCGCTGGCCGGCCGCGACGTCCTCGGCAAGGGCAAGACGGGCAGCGGCAAGACCGTCGCCTTCGCCCTGCCGACCGTGACCGCGCTCGCCAGCAGCGGCCGCACCCGCCGTCCGAACCGCCCTCGCGCCCTGGTCCTGCTGCCCACCCGTGAGCTCGCCTCCCAGGTCGCCGAAACCATCACGCCGCTGGCAAAGGCGTTGGGGCTCAACGTCACCACGATCTTCGGCGGTGTCGGCCAGAACCCGCAGGTCTCCGCGCTGCGGGCCGGCGTCGACATCCTCGTCGCGTGCCCCGGCCGCCTCGAGGACCTGATGGGCCAGGGCCACGTCGTCCTGGATGCGATCGAGGTCACAGTCCTGGACGAGGCGGACCACATGGCCGACCTCGGCTTCCTGCCCGGCGTCAAGCGCATCATGGACAAGACGCCCCGCGGTACCCAGCGACTGCTCTTCTCCGCCACGCTGGACAACGGCATCGACGTCCTGGTCAAGCGGTACCTCAGCAACCCCGTCACCCATGCGGTCGAGCCGGTGAAGGCCGACGCCGCCGCGATGGAGCACCACGTGCTCGCGGTCGACAAGGAGCACAAGCCGGACGTCGTCCGCGCCCTCGCGGGTGGCCAGGGCCGAAGCCTGCTCTTCATGCGCACCAAGCACACCGCCAAGAAGCTGGCCAAGCAGCTGACCGCGGCGGGCATCCCGGCTGTCGACCTGCACGGCAACCTGTCGCAGAACGCCCGTGAGCGGAACCTCGCCGCGTTCTCCGACGGCAGCGTCAAGGTGCTCGTGGCGACCGACATCGCGGCTCGGGGCATCCACGTGGACGACATCAACCTGGTCGTGCACGTCGACCCGCCGGCCGAGCACAAGGCGTACACCCACCGCTCGGGTCGCACGGCCCGCGCCGGTGCCGCCGGGGTCGTCGTCACGATCATGACGCCGGACCAGCACGGCGACGTGCGCTCGCTCACCCGTCAGGCCGGCATCCGTCCGCAGCAGGCGGTCGTCGTCCCGGGCGACGAGCTGCTCAGCAAGCTCGCCGGGCCGCCCGCCGAGTACGTCCAGCCCGCCGCTGCCGCGCCAGCCGCACAGCCGGTGCAGCGCAAGGGTTCTGCGCGCTCGTCGCGTCCCGGCCAGGGTCGTTCGAGCGGTCAGGCGTCGTCCGGCGGGCAGTCCCGTTCCGGCGCCCCGTCACGCGGGCGCGCTCAGGGTGGCGGCGCGGGCCGTGCCACCCACGACAACCAGAGTGGTGGACAGCCGACCGGTGGCGGCGGACGACGTCGCCGCCGTCCCAGCGCGCGCTGA
- a CDS encoding YchJ family protein, which produces MGDHCPCGSGDPYADCCGRLHRGTSTAATAEQLMRSRYSAFVVGDRDYLLRTWHPAHAPSELELDDALRWVRLDVTDVRRGGFLDVDGEVEFTAHYRNDGVRGVQRERSTFVREGGRWLYVDSAD; this is translated from the coding sequence ATGGGTGACCACTGCCCGTGCGGGTCCGGCGACCCGTACGCGGACTGCTGCGGCCGGCTGCACCGCGGGACGTCAACGGCCGCAACAGCCGAACAGCTGATGCGCTCGCGGTACAGCGCGTTCGTCGTCGGCGACCGCGACTACCTGCTGCGCACGTGGCACCCCGCGCACGCGCCGTCCGAGCTGGAGCTGGACGACGCGCTGCGCTGGGTGCGCCTGGACGTCACCGACGTCCGGCGCGGCGGCTTCCTGGACGTCGACGGCGAGGTGGAGTTCACCGCCCACTACCGCAACGACGGGGTGCGGGGCGTGCAGCGCGAACGCAGCACGTTCGTCCGCGAGGGCGGGCGGTGGCTGTACGTCGACTCAGCCGACTGA